The Cumulibacter manganitolerans genome window below encodes:
- a CDS encoding thiolase family protein, with protein MSTLNAAIVGLGMTEMGKVYGRTATQFAVEAVGKAASDAGLGVADLDGLLVNCGLGRQVGMPLAADLGLRDLSVLSEIQSFGASAGVMVMQAAAAIAAGQATAVACVFADVPLTEGKRTGAAYADPKFRLRPGFLGIPPAGGLLGPNVGYALAARRHMDAYGTTSEQLGHVAVSTRKWAELNPAAQMRAPMTIDDHQSSRYIVDPLHLLDCCLVSNGAIAVIVTSGERARELAQPPVYLHGGAQSHPGYIDERDSEFGLVTGAKKSGERAMRMAGVRPEQIGVREIYDCYTYTTLVTLEDYGFCEKGEGGPLAESGALAPGGSLPTNTGGGQLSGYYMWGMTPLSEAVIQARGQGGERQVADHDYVLVSGNGGILAHHSTLILSPHPKEA; from the coding sequence ATGAGCACACTGAACGCGGCCATCGTCGGGCTCGGGATGACCGAGATGGGCAAGGTGTACGGGCGGACGGCGACGCAGTTCGCCGTCGAGGCGGTCGGCAAGGCCGCGAGCGACGCCGGGCTCGGGGTCGCCGACCTCGACGGCCTGCTGGTCAACTGCGGCCTGGGCCGCCAGGTCGGGATGCCGCTGGCGGCCGACCTCGGCCTGCGCGACCTATCGGTGCTGTCGGAGATCCAGTCGTTCGGCGCATCGGCCGGCGTCATGGTGATGCAGGCCGCCGCGGCCATCGCCGCCGGGCAGGCCACCGCGGTCGCGTGCGTCTTCGCCGACGTCCCGCTCACCGAGGGCAAGCGCACCGGTGCGGCGTACGCCGACCCCAAGTTCCGGCTGCGCCCCGGCTTCCTCGGCATCCCGCCGGCCGGCGGCCTGCTGGGCCCGAACGTCGGCTACGCGCTCGCGGCGCGCCGCCACATGGACGCCTACGGGACCACCAGCGAGCAGCTCGGGCACGTCGCGGTCAGCACCCGGAAGTGGGCCGAGCTCAACCCGGCCGCGCAGATGCGCGCGCCGATGACCATCGACGACCACCAGAGCAGCCGCTACATCGTCGACCCCCTGCACCTGCTGGACTGCTGCCTGGTCTCCAACGGCGCGATCGCGGTCATCGTGACCAGCGGCGAACGGGCCCGCGAGCTCGCCCAGCCGCCGGTCTACCTGCACGGCGGGGCGCAGTCGCATCCCGGCTACATCGACGAGCGCGACTCCGAGTTCGGCCTCGTCACCGGCGCCAAGAAGTCCGGGGAGCGCGCGATGAGGATGGCCGGGGTCCGGCCGGAGCAGATCGGCGTCCGCGAGATCTACGACTGCTACACGTACACCACCCTCGTCACCCTCGAGGACTACGGATTCTGCGAGAAGGGCGAGGGCGGCCCGCTCGCGGAGAGCGGCGCGCTCGCTCCCGGCGGCTCGCTGCCGACGAACACCGGCGGCGGTCAGCTCAGTGGCTACTACATGTGGGGGATGACGCCGTTGAGCGAGGCGGTGATCCAGGCCCGTGGCCAGGGCGGCGAACGCCAGGTGGCCGATCACGACTACGTGCTCGTCAGCGGCAACGGCGGCATCCTGGCCCATCACTCCACGCTGATTCTGAGCCCGCACCCGAAGGAGGCGTGA
- the cobA gene encoding uroporphyrinogen-III C-methyltransferase has translation MSPQRDLAGRSVLVHSVRPSSTGRLHSLVQRGARVTVLCAQPDAALSDIAGRGLIGVVADADPLEFDLVIRDGDPAPEGLGHHSGEPGSTTGRVTLVGGGPGDVGLLTLAGMQAIRSADVIVCDRLAPLAALEEAREDAEIIHVGKIPRGEFTPQERINEILIEKARAGLDVVRFKGGDSFVFGRGGEEWIACAAANVPVSIVPGISSSIAAAELAGIPVTHRSITAGFTVVSGHVAPSDPRNTVNWAALATSGLTIVVLMGVAALGEIAATLEAAGLPASTPVACIADASTPSQRAAYGRLDDIARITEKAGISAPAVTVIGEVVQALPRSAEHEAGAGG, from the coding sequence ATGAGCCCGCAGCGAGACCTCGCCGGCCGGAGCGTCCTGGTCCACTCGGTGCGCCCGTCGTCCACCGGGAGACTGCATTCCCTGGTGCAACGGGGCGCCCGGGTCACCGTGCTGTGCGCCCAACCGGACGCCGCCCTGTCGGACATCGCCGGTCGGGGGCTGATCGGCGTCGTCGCGGACGCCGACCCTCTCGAGTTCGACCTGGTCATCCGAGACGGCGATCCCGCACCCGAGGGACTCGGTCATCACAGCGGGGAACCGGGCTCGACGACCGGGCGGGTGACGCTCGTGGGCGGCGGCCCGGGCGACGTCGGTCTGCTCACTCTGGCCGGGATGCAGGCGATCCGGAGCGCCGACGTCATCGTGTGCGACCGGCTCGCCCCGCTGGCCGCCCTCGAGGAGGCGCGCGAGGACGCCGAGATCATCCACGTCGGGAAGATCCCGCGCGGCGAGTTCACCCCGCAGGAGCGGATCAACGAGATCCTGATCGAGAAGGCGCGCGCGGGCCTGGACGTGGTCCGGTTCAAGGGCGGCGACAGCTTCGTGTTCGGCCGCGGCGGCGAGGAGTGGATCGCCTGCGCGGCGGCGAACGTGCCCGTGAGCATCGTGCCCGGCATCAGCTCGTCGATCGCCGCCGCCGAGCTGGCCGGGATCCCGGTGACCCACCGGTCCATCACCGCCGGCTTCACCGTGGTCTCCGGGCATGTCGCGCCCAGCGACCCGCGGAACACCGTGAACTGGGCGGCGCTGGCGACGTCCGGGCTGACGATCGTCGTCCTGATGGGGGTCGCGGCGCTGGGCGAGATCGCGGCGACCCTCGAGGCGGCGGGGCTGCCGGCGAGCACGCCGGTCGCGTGCATCGCCGATGCCTCGACCCCCAGCCAGCGGGCGGCGTACGGCCGGCTCGACGACATCGCCCGCATCACCGAGAAGGCCGGCATCTCGGCCCCGGCGGTTACCGTGATCGGCGAGGTCGTGCAGGCGCTCCCACGGTCCGCCGAGCACGAAGCGGGTGCGGGTGGTTGA
- a CDS encoding cobalt-precorrin-6A reductase has protein sequence MRVLILGGTAEARALAALLADAGRYVVSSLAGRVARPRLPVGEVRIGGFGGPGGLAEFLRSASITHLVDATHPFATTMTRHAVEAAAATGVPLVRFARPGWRSHPHADRWHWAASYDDARAIAEGLGRRPFLTTGRQTLPYFRDAWADRTVVVRVVEPLETPPPAAWQVLLARGPYAVDAEVALMREHRVDVLLTKDSGGGYTAAKLEAAARLDVPVVVVARPALPSGAHEVASLDGVSAWLDTERT, from the coding sequence GTGCGCGTGCTGATCCTCGGCGGCACCGCCGAGGCGCGGGCCCTCGCCGCGCTGCTTGCCGATGCCGGGCGGTACGTCGTCTCCTCGCTCGCCGGGCGGGTCGCCCGGCCGCGGCTGCCCGTCGGTGAGGTGCGCATCGGCGGCTTCGGCGGCCCTGGCGGCCTCGCCGAGTTCCTGCGCTCGGCCTCGATCACCCACCTGGTCGACGCCACCCATCCCTTCGCGACCACGATGACCCGGCACGCCGTCGAGGCCGCCGCGGCCACCGGCGTGCCCCTCGTCCGGTTCGCCCGCCCCGGCTGGCGCAGCCACCCGCATGCCGACCGCTGGCACTGGGCCGCGTCGTACGACGACGCCCGGGCGATCGCCGAGGGCCTCGGACGTCGGCCGTTCCTGACGACCGGCCGCCAGACCCTGCCGTACTTCCGGGACGCCTGGGCCGACCGCACGGTCGTCGTCCGCGTCGTCGAGCCGCTCGAGACGCCGCCGCCGGCCGCCTGGCAGGTGCTGCTCGCCCGCGGGCCGTACGCCGTCGACGCCGAGGTGGCGCTGATGCGTGAGCATCGGGTGGACGTCCTGCTGACCAAGGATTCCGGAGGCGGCTACACGGCCGCGAAGCTCGAGGCGGCGGCGCGGCTGGACGTGCCGGTCGTGGTCGTCGCGCGGCCGGCGCTGCCGAGCGGGGCCCACGAGGTCGCCTCGCTGGACGGCGTGTCCGCGTGGCTCGACACCGAACGGACCTAG
- a CDS encoding cobyrinate a,c-diamide synthase has product MLSIPRVVIAAPASGQGKTTVAVGLMAALTRAGQQVAPAKVGPDFIDPGYHALATGRPGRNLDPWLCGESLMLPLLAHGHLSPEPAALSVIEGVMGLYDGRIGTDGFASTAHIATVTDSPVVLVVDISSAARTIAATVHGLAHFDPSLRVAGVVLNKAGSARHAEEVRRSVEAVGLPVLGVLPRDAGVSAPSRHLGLVPVDERDDVAAGLDLLAEQTASYVDLDAVRRIADSASDVDVTPWTPPRRDRAVRPVVAVAGGRAFTFRYAETDELLRAQGCEPVVFDPARDGSLPAGTAALYLGGGFPEIHAGDLAGNAALKRQIGDAVAAGMPVVAECAGLLYLGESVDGHDFVGAVPTRAAMNPRLTLRYERARLAVDSVLGPAGTVVTGHEFHRTRTSPAYGPRPAWRHDSGAVEGFALDPAGTGRATLHASYLHVHWAGNPALAASFADAAADFAGTHALPAPEPADAEAAGRRRIPARPAERSAEPASLEHHGDAELGDGLEDFAVNVRDARPPTWLASRIADSAADLAAYPDVSAARRAVAKRHGVSDDMVLLTNGAAEAFTLIARAFGNRRPAVVHPQFTEPESALRRAGIVPERIMLQARDGFVLHESLVPAEAGLVLVGNPTNPTGVLHPRGALESLRRPGRLLVVDEAFMDAVPGESQSLITSDPTGVVVLRSLTKTWSIAGLRAGYLIGEPEVVAALGRHQPHWAVSTPAALAMELTATPAAVAEAARQAEELQRWRAVLVAALERLGLRPVSGRAPFVLVEAGSGVRAALRARGLAVRTGASFPGLGPTWVRIAVREPAATERLVAALDDVMSLETTA; this is encoded by the coding sequence GTGCTGAGCATCCCCCGTGTCGTGATCGCGGCGCCCGCCTCCGGGCAGGGCAAGACCACCGTGGCCGTCGGCCTGATGGCGGCGCTGACCCGGGCGGGGCAGCAGGTCGCGCCGGCGAAGGTCGGGCCGGACTTCATCGATCCCGGCTACCACGCGCTCGCGACCGGCCGTCCCGGCCGCAACCTCGACCCGTGGCTGTGCGGCGAGTCGCTGATGCTGCCGCTGCTCGCGCACGGCCACCTGAGCCCGGAACCCGCTGCGCTGTCGGTGATCGAGGGCGTCATGGGGCTCTACGACGGCCGCATCGGCACCGACGGGTTCGCGTCCACCGCGCACATCGCGACGGTGACCGACAGCCCCGTGGTCCTGGTCGTCGACATCTCCTCGGCCGCCCGCACGATCGCGGCGACCGTGCACGGGCTGGCCCACTTCGATCCGTCGCTGCGGGTCGCCGGCGTGGTGCTGAACAAGGCCGGATCGGCGCGGCACGCCGAGGAGGTGCGCCGCTCGGTCGAGGCCGTCGGGCTTCCGGTGCTCGGCGTCCTGCCGCGGGACGCCGGGGTGAGCGCCCCGTCGCGGCACCTCGGGCTGGTGCCGGTCGACGAGCGCGACGACGTCGCCGCCGGGCTCGACCTCCTCGCCGAGCAGACGGCCTCCTACGTCGACCTCGACGCCGTCCGCCGCATTGCCGACAGCGCAAGCGATGTGGACGTCACTCCCTGGACGCCCCCGCGCCGGGACCGCGCGGTCAGGCCGGTGGTCGCCGTCGCCGGGGGACGCGCGTTCACCTTCCGGTACGCCGAGACCGACGAGCTCCTGCGGGCACAGGGCTGCGAGCCGGTGGTGTTCGATCCGGCTCGTGACGGCTCTCTGCCCGCGGGGACGGCGGCGCTGTACCTCGGCGGCGGGTTCCCGGAGATCCACGCCGGCGACCTGGCCGGCAACGCGGCCCTCAAGCGGCAGATCGGCGACGCCGTGGCCGCCGGCATGCCGGTGGTCGCCGAGTGCGCAGGCCTGCTGTACCTCGGCGAGTCGGTGGACGGACACGACTTCGTGGGCGCCGTGCCGACCCGCGCCGCGATGAACCCGCGGCTGACCCTGCGCTACGAGCGGGCCCGCCTCGCGGTCGACTCGGTGCTCGGACCCGCCGGGACGGTGGTCACCGGGCACGAGTTCCACCGCACCCGCACGTCGCCGGCGTACGGCCCCCGGCCGGCGTGGCGGCACGACAGCGGCGCCGTCGAGGGGTTCGCCCTCGACCCCGCCGGCACCGGACGGGCGACGCTGCACGCGTCGTACCTGCACGTGCACTGGGCGGGCAACCCGGCCCTCGCCGCGAGCTTCGCCGACGCGGCCGCCGATTTCGCCGGCACGCACGCCCTGCCCGCCCCCGAACCGGCCGACGCCGAGGCGGCCGGCCGCAGACGCATCCCAGCCCGCCCGGCCGAGAGGTCCGCGGAGCCGGCGTCCCTCGAGCACCACGGCGACGCCGAGCTGGGCGACGGGCTCGAGGACTTCGCCGTCAACGTCCGCGACGCTCGTCCGCCCACCTGGCTCGCCTCCCGGATCGCGGACTCCGCCGCGGACCTCGCCGCCTACCCCGACGTCTCGGCGGCGCGCCGCGCGGTCGCCAAGCGGCACGGCGTGAGCGACGACATGGTGCTGCTGACCAACGGCGCGGCCGAGGCGTTCACGCTGATCGCCCGCGCGTTCGGCAACCGGCGCCCCGCCGTCGTGCACCCCCAGTTCACCGAGCCGGAGTCGGCGCTGCGGCGCGCCGGCATCGTGCCGGAGCGGATCATGCTGCAGGCCCGCGACGGCTTCGTCCTGCACGAGTCGCTGGTGCCCGCCGAGGCCGGCCTCGTGCTGGTCGGCAACCCGACGAACCCGACGGGGGTCCTGCATCCCCGCGGCGCGCTCGAGTCCCTGCGCCGCCCCGGACGGCTCCTCGTCGTCGACGAGGCCTTCATGGACGCGGTGCCGGGCGAGTCGCAGAGCCTGATCACGTCCGACCCCACCGGTGTGGTCGTGCTGCGCTCGCTGACGAAGACCTGGTCCATCGCGGGCCTGCGCGCCGGCTACCTGATCGGCGAGCCGGAGGTCGTCGCGGCGCTGGGCCGCCACCAGCCGCACTGGGCGGTGTCGACTCCCGCGGCCCTCGCGATGGAGCTGACGGCCACGCCCGCCGCCGTCGCCGAGGCGGCGCGACAGGCCGAGGAGCTGCAGCGGTGGCGTGCCGTGCTGGTCGCCGCGCTGGAGCGGCTCGGGCTACGCCCAGTCTCTGGACGCGCCCCGTTCGTGCTCGTCGAGGCGGGCTCCGGGGTGCGCGCCGCCCTGCGGGCGCGGGGGCTTGCCGTCCGCACCGGCGCGAGCTTCCCGGGACTGGGCCCGACATGGGTGCGGATCGCGGTCCGCGAGCCCGCGGCCACCGAGCGGCTGGTCGCCGCCCTCGACGACGTCATGAGCTTGGAGACGACAGCATGA
- the cbiB gene encoding adenosylcobinamide-phosphate synthase CbiB translates to MVDGTGAGLLLGFLADRVLGDPRRRHPVAGFGRAALALQKPLYADRRANGMLYELVLVGGTLAGGALAARAAGGRRTARTTGPVPYAFAVAAATWVVLGGRSLEREAAAVHALAEAGDLPAARLRVRALVGRDPSRLDGDELARACVESLAENTSDAVVAPLFWGAVAGIPGLLGYRAINTLDAMVGHRTPRWERFGWAAARVDDVANLVPARVATALTAVLSRRPREVLRVVRRDAPAHPSPNAGPIESAFAATLGVRLGGSNVYAGVAENRGTLGDGRSVRLDDVPRAIRLSGRLSWATVAAVLALRGVGRAVRAWSGRR, encoded by the coding sequence GTGGTTGACGGGACGGGCGCCGGGCTGCTGCTCGGCTTCCTGGCCGACCGGGTCCTCGGCGACCCGCGTCGCCGGCATCCGGTAGCCGGATTCGGCCGGGCGGCGCTCGCGTTGCAGAAGCCGCTGTACGCCGACCGACGCGCGAACGGGATGCTCTACGAGCTCGTGCTGGTGGGTGGGACGCTCGCCGGCGGCGCGCTCGCCGCGCGCGCGGCGGGCGGACGGCGTACCGCTCGGACGACCGGGCCCGTGCCGTACGCGTTCGCGGTGGCGGCAGCCACCTGGGTGGTGCTCGGCGGCCGGAGCCTGGAGCGCGAGGCTGCCGCGGTGCACGCGCTGGCCGAGGCCGGCGACCTGCCGGCGGCGCGACTCCGCGTCCGCGCACTCGTCGGCCGGGACCCGTCGCGGCTGGACGGCGACGAGCTCGCCCGCGCCTGTGTCGAGTCGCTGGCCGAGAACACCTCCGACGCGGTCGTCGCCCCGCTGTTCTGGGGAGCCGTCGCCGGGATCCCCGGGCTGCTGGGCTATCGGGCGATCAACACCCTCGACGCGATGGTCGGGCACCGGACGCCGCGGTGGGAGCGCTTCGGGTGGGCCGCCGCCCGGGTGGACGACGTCGCCAACCTGGTCCCGGCGAGGGTGGCCACCGCGCTGACCGCGGTGCTGTCGCGCCGGCCGCGCGAGGTGCTGCGCGTCGTTCGCCGCGATGCGCCGGCACACCCGAGCCCGAACGCCGGGCCGATCGAGTCGGCGTTCGCCGCGACCCTCGGCGTCCGGCTGGGGGGCAGCAACGTCTACGCGGGAGTGGCCGAGAACCGTGGCACGCTCGGCGATGGCCGTAGCGTGCGCCTCGACGACGTGCCGCGGGCCATCCGGCTGAGCGGGCGGCTGTCCTGGGCGACGGTGGCCGCCGTGCTCGCGCTGCGCGGCGTCGGCCGCGCGGTGCGCGCGTGGTCGGGCCGGCGCTAG